Proteins from a genomic interval of Fuerstiella sp.:
- the nrdR gene encoding transcriptional regulator NrdR produces the protein MRCPFCQHDETKVIDSRTSQDFSIRRRRQCLSCERRFTTYERIEESSVKVVKKDGSRIAFDRGKIRFGIEKACYKRPVSDHQIDQVVADVEATIYEDGLREVPSRQIGEMVFNALRDLDKVAFVRFASVYREFKDVNDFVDELQPILDDRNRSSMD, from the coding sequence ATGCGCTGTCCGTTTTGCCAGCATGACGAAACTAAGGTCATTGACTCGCGCACGAGTCAGGATTTCTCGATTCGAAGACGTCGGCAGTGTCTCAGCTGCGAACGTCGCTTCACAACATATGAACGCATTGAAGAATCCTCTGTTAAAGTCGTAAAAAAAGACGGTTCGCGAATTGCATTCGATCGGGGCAAAATCCGGTTTGGCATCGAGAAAGCCTGTTACAAACGTCCGGTAAGTGACCATCAGATCGATCAGGTTGTCGCGGACGTAGAAGCAACGATCTACGAAGACGGTCTACGCGAAGTTCCTTCGCGCCAGATCGGAGAAATGGTGTTCAACGCGCTGCGGGATCTCGACAAAGTCGCTTTTGTCAGATTTGCGTCCGTGTATCGGGAGTTCAAAGACGTCAATGACTTCGTCGATGAACTTCAGCCGATCCTGGACGATCGAAACAGGTCCTCGATGGACTAG
- a CDS encoding DUF1501 domain-containing protein, whose amino-acid sequence MYVNPVREHELLTTRRQLFGRSALGIGTAAVAQLLGNDITSSEAGRVQAANTGFGMHHLPAARRVIYLFMSGGPSHHDLWDYKPKLSSMFGKQLPDEVRQGQRLTGMTANQKTGFPVCPSRYRFTKMDNNDQGVWVSELLPHTAGVVDELCVIHSTYTEAINHDPAITYIQTGSQIPGRPSLGAWLSYGLGSFNENLPHYVVMHARTNFAEQSLFNRLWGPGFLSSDHQGILLRSQGDPVLYLSNPAGVNPRDRRSQLDALSALNQAQYDRFGDPEVLSRIRQHEMAYRMQMSVPELMDMSDEGQGTFELYGEDAKTPGTFAACCLTARRMAERGVRNIQIFHRGWDAHDNLPGEHGSQCRDVDQASAALIRDLRQRGMLDDTLVIWGGEFGRTVYCQGGLTREKYGRDHHPRCFTVWMAGGGIKPGVTYGHTDDYAYNIADSDGVPLFPQPTKDKWQPGTMHIHDLNATVLHLLGIDHRRLTYRYQGRDFRLTDVHGHVVKDILA is encoded by the coding sequence ATGTACGTGAACCCTGTCCGTGAACATGAATTACTGACGACCCGCCGGCAGCTGTTCGGCCGCAGTGCACTTGGTATTGGCACTGCGGCGGTGGCACAGCTGCTGGGGAATGACATCACGTCTTCTGAAGCCGGAAGGGTCCAGGCCGCAAACACCGGTTTCGGTATGCATCATCTGCCTGCGGCCAGACGAGTGATCTATTTGTTTATGAGCGGTGGTCCCAGTCACCATGATTTGTGGGACTACAAGCCGAAACTTAGCAGCATGTTTGGGAAACAGTTGCCGGATGAAGTCCGACAGGGCCAGCGTCTGACAGGAATGACGGCAAATCAGAAGACCGGATTTCCGGTCTGTCCCAGCAGGTATCGTTTCACAAAGATGGACAACAACGATCAGGGGGTGTGGGTGAGTGAACTGCTGCCGCACACGGCAGGCGTTGTCGACGAACTGTGCGTTATCCACAGCACCTACACTGAAGCGATCAATCATGATCCGGCTATCACCTACATTCAGACCGGAAGCCAGATTCCCGGACGACCCAGCCTGGGGGCATGGTTAAGCTACGGTCTGGGATCTTTCAACGAAAACCTTCCGCACTATGTTGTGATGCACGCGCGAACGAACTTTGCCGAACAAAGTTTGTTCAATCGGCTGTGGGGACCCGGATTTCTGTCTTCAGACCATCAGGGCATACTGCTGCGAAGTCAGGGAGATCCGGTGCTGTATCTGAGTAATCCGGCAGGAGTGAACCCTCGTGATCGACGCAGCCAGCTGGATGCTTTGTCGGCGCTCAACCAGGCCCAGTACGATCGATTCGGAGATCCGGAAGTTCTGTCCCGCATTCGTCAGCATGAAATGGCTTATCGGATGCAAATGTCGGTGCCGGAACTGATGGACATGTCTGATGAAGGTCAGGGAACGTTCGAACTGTACGGAGAAGACGCAAAGACACCTGGTACGTTTGCCGCCTGTTGTCTCACCGCCAGACGTATGGCGGAACGCGGCGTGCGTAACATTCAGATTTTCCACCGTGGCTGGGACGCTCACGATAATCTTCCGGGGGAACATGGATCGCAGTGTCGAGACGTCGATCAGGCATCAGCGGCACTGATTCGTGACCTGCGCCAGCGGGGAATGCTGGATGATACACTGGTGATCTGGGGCGGTGAATTTGGCAGGACGGTCTACTGTCAGGGAGGATTGACTCGTGAAAAGTACGGTCGTGATCATCATCCCCGATGTTTTACAGTCTGGATGGCAGGGGGCGGGATTAAACCGGGTGTGACGTACGGACACACAGACGATTACGCCTACAACATTGCCGATTCAGACGGGGTGCCGCTGTTTCCTCAGCCGACCAAAGACAAATGGCAGCCGGGAACCATGCACATCCATGATTTGAATGCCACGGTCCTGCATCTGCTGGGGATCGACCATCGCCGTCTCACCTACCGTTATCAGGGACGCGATTTTCGTTTGACGGATGTTCACGGGCACGTGGTGAAGGACATTCTTGCCTGA
- the rimI gene encoding ribosomal protein S18-alanine N-acetyltransferase produces MVLKRKQNVSGQSDSNPASDLLIRWLIRRDMEEVLDIERGSFEYPWTEEEFLCCLRQRNCIGTVAELDHKIVGFMIYELHQSMLKILNFAVSPYHRRDGVGRQMVQRLIDKLSQQRRREIVLEVRETNLAAQMFFGSCNFRALSVLRNHYDDTLEDAYYMRYSLKESVESYKPSNRLRDYGTDAA; encoded by the coding sequence ATGGTATTGAAGCGCAAGCAAAACGTTTCCGGTCAGAGTGACAGTAACCCTGCATCTGATTTACTGATTCGATGGCTGATTCGTCGTGACATGGAGGAAGTCCTTGACATCGAACGAGGCAGTTTTGAATACCCCTGGACTGAGGAAGAATTTCTTTGCTGTCTGCGGCAGAGAAACTGCATCGGCACAGTGGCTGAGCTGGACCACAAAATTGTGGGGTTCATGATCTACGAGCTGCACCAGTCGATGCTGAAAATTCTCAATTTTGCTGTATCCCCGTATCATCGCAGAGACGGTGTGGGACGCCAGATGGTCCAGCGGTTGATCGATAAACTGTCACAACAGCGTCGACGCGAAATTGTTCTGGAGGTTAGGGAAACGAACCTGGCGGCACAGATGTTCTTTGGTTCCTGTAATTTCCGTGCCTTGTCCGTTCTGCGAAATCACTACGATGATACGCTGGAAGATGCGTACTATATGCGGTATTCGCTTAAGGAAAGTGTGGAGTCCTACAAGCCGTCGAACCGACTGCGTGACTACGGGACCGACGCAGCCTGA
- a CDS encoding 4a-hydroxytetrahydrobiopterin dehydratase: MSVPQTADELRQKRCVPCEGGVPKLNQDEIRQQLELVDGWTVCSNPDRIRKTWTVRNFVAGMSFFGKVTELAESEGHHPDLHLHGYRNVEIEIWTHAIGGLSLNDFILAARIDELPIEIT; the protein is encoded by the coding sequence ATGAGCGTTCCACAGACCGCTGATGAACTCAGACAAAAACGGTGCGTGCCATGCGAAGGCGGCGTACCAAAGCTCAACCAGGACGAAATCCGGCAGCAACTGGAACTGGTCGACGGCTGGACGGTCTGCAGTAATCCGGATCGGATCCGAAAAACATGGACTGTCCGCAATTTTGTTGCCGGAATGTCATTCTTCGGAAAAGTCACGGAGCTGGCAGAATCCGAAGGACACCATCCTGATTTACACCTTCACGGTTACCGCAATGTCGAAATCGAAATCTGGACCCACGCGATCGGCGGTTTGTCTCTGAACGACTTTATTCTGGCGGCCCGCATTGACGAGTTGCCGATCGAAATCACCTGA
- a CDS encoding ComEC/Rec2 family competence protein: MNFGSQPVHRIAATVLALSLGTVSAEFLEMSPTVCLLIAWGLFFAGMISGRMRWISFRQRRQLRLLSLVLTVATLSAVRWTLVLQENSACPVHRLAQQDNLSLVMDVVITSVPVEYERPLSKLASQRETGRRQTGFIAECVTIHTAEERIPADGTLRVYISGGAARRFRRGETVRMTGRLSWPAPPGNPGEFDFATFLSRRRYAGIFFAAHPDCVRTLHKVGPASAGYWLTWLRRAAESALHDAVDPEHREIASALLLGSRAEIRAETNEIFIGSGTMHLLAISGLHIGIFCLLLIRMGHWLLIPWNQRLILIAVFCVVYALITDLRPSVVRATVFSALFTMSQITLRQVPVSCVIGQTACLMLLWHPYLVFDTGAWLSFLSVTGLTWASRIVPLEVLRSKIGTFSAEPAAPLTPRERLRDVVMRIRHWLSSRYRPLLWIMAATIPLTAWEFHVISPIGLLVNVLLIAWTMVTLWLGFASIIAGILLPWLPNLAGTGFSLMLGGLTSMVRAAADIGFGHVYIANLPVWFLPMWYTVLIAVVSVRETQHKRILWLILCGSTSVALWNHTNSNIDAGLRCTFLAIGHGNATVVELPGGKVMLVDAGAMNRGDRAGEQISRFLWQRGHRMIDSVIVSHADTDHFNALGTLLTRFPTGELLLSQQFIQNGSAAAEQLIRLAADSRVPVRPAGHGDSLTMDDTEIRILQASRDHLRNARSNNEKSLVVRIRYKGRTVVLPGDLEGDALKNILPQLSHSDVLASPHHGSLKANVPAVADQLTPEHVVISARNDRNRPQLDRIFPGSRLHFTSVHGAIELEITATGKLSVREFRPSTP, encoded by the coding sequence ATGAACTTTGGCAGCCAACCAGTCCACCGGATCGCTGCCACGGTACTCGCTTTGTCACTGGGAACGGTGTCAGCCGAATTTCTGGAAATGTCGCCGACTGTCTGCCTGCTGATAGCCTGGGGACTGTTTTTCGCCGGCATGATTTCCGGACGCATGCGATGGATTTCATTCCGGCAGCGCCGGCAACTGCGACTGCTGTCGCTGGTGCTGACAGTCGCAACTCTGTCAGCAGTGCGGTGGACGCTGGTCCTGCAGGAAAATTCGGCGTGTCCGGTGCACAGACTGGCACAACAGGACAATCTGAGCCTGGTCATGGACGTCGTCATCACATCAGTCCCTGTCGAGTACGAACGTCCTTTATCAAAACTGGCTTCACAGCGTGAAACCGGCCGTCGGCAGACCGGATTTATCGCGGAATGTGTGACCATTCACACGGCTGAGGAACGGATCCCAGCGGACGGAACACTGCGCGTGTACATTTCCGGCGGTGCGGCCAGGAGATTCCGCCGCGGTGAAACCGTGCGAATGACGGGACGTTTGTCATGGCCGGCGCCCCCCGGCAATCCGGGTGAATTTGATTTTGCTACGTTTCTGAGTCGACGCCGTTACGCAGGAATATTCTTTGCGGCTCATCCGGACTGTGTGCGCACCCTGCACAAAGTCGGTCCGGCATCTGCGGGGTACTGGCTGACATGGCTGCGGCGTGCCGCGGAATCCGCACTCCATGACGCCGTTGATCCCGAACACCGGGAGATTGCTTCAGCACTACTGCTGGGCAGCCGTGCTGAGATTCGGGCAGAAACGAATGAGATCTTTATCGGAAGCGGGACGATGCACCTGCTGGCTATTTCCGGACTGCACATCGGCATCTTCTGTCTGCTGCTGATTCGAATGGGTCACTGGCTCCTTATCCCGTGGAACCAGCGCCTGATACTGATTGCTGTCTTCTGCGTTGTTTATGCACTGATCACCGACCTGCGCCCGTCGGTAGTACGGGCTACCGTGTTCTCAGCCCTGTTCACAATGTCTCAGATCACTCTGCGTCAAGTTCCCGTCTCCTGTGTCATCGGTCAGACAGCCTGTCTGATGCTGCTGTGGCATCCGTATCTTGTCTTCGATACCGGTGCCTGGCTTTCATTTCTTTCGGTCACAGGTCTGACATGGGCTTCCCGAATTGTTCCGCTGGAGGTCCTGAGGAGTAAAATCGGAACTTTCTCGGCTGAACCAGCTGCCCCCCTGACGCCACGGGAACGTCTTCGGGATGTCGTAATGCGGATCCGTCACTGGCTGTCGTCGCGCTACCGTCCTCTGCTGTGGATCATGGCCGCCACGATTCCACTGACAGCGTGGGAGTTTCACGTAATTTCTCCGATCGGCCTCCTCGTCAATGTTCTTCTGATTGCGTGGACAATGGTGACTCTGTGGCTGGGATTCGCCTCAATCATTGCCGGAATTCTGCTGCCCTGGCTCCCCAATCTGGCGGGCACCGGATTCTCACTGATGCTTGGTGGTCTCACATCAATGGTCCGGGCCGCTGCCGATATCGGATTTGGACATGTCTACATCGCAAATCTGCCGGTGTGGTTCCTGCCGATGTGGTACACGGTGTTGATTGCCGTTGTCAGTGTCCGTGAAACTCAACACAAACGAATCCTCTGGCTGATACTGTGTGGATCTACGTCTGTGGCCCTGTGGAATCACACGAACTCCAATATCGATGCCGGTCTTCGATGCACTTTTCTGGCAATCGGGCATGGCAACGCCACGGTTGTTGAGCTTCCCGGGGGTAAAGTAATGCTCGTCGATGCCGGAGCGATGAATCGCGGTGACCGTGCCGGTGAGCAAATCAGCCGATTTCTGTGGCAACGCGGCCATCGCATGATCGATTCAGTGATCGTGTCGCATGCTGACACCGATCACTTCAATGCACTGGGGACTCTATTGACCCGCTTTCCGACGGGCGAGTTACTGCTGTCACAACAATTCATTCAAAATGGTTCCGCCGCCGCTGAACAACTGATCCGGTTAGCAGCAGACAGCCGTGTTCCCGTTCGTCCAGCGGGCCATGGTGATTCACTGACGATGGACGATACTGAGATCCGGATCCTGCAGGCCTCCAGAGATCATCTCCGAAACGCACGCTCTAACAATGAAAAAAGCCTGGTTGTCAGGATCCGGTATAAAGGCCGGACGGTCGTGTTACCTGGAGATCTTGAAGGGGATGCTCTAAAAAACATTCTGCCGCAGCTGTCGCATAGTGACGTACTGGCAAGCCCTCATCACGGTTCTCTGAAGGCCAACGTACCGGCTGTCGCGGATCAACTGACGCCTGAACACGTCGTGATCAGCGCCCGAAACGACAGAAACCGACCACAGCTTGACAGAATCTTCCCGGGATCCCGGCTACATTTCACCAGTGTGCACGGAGCAATCGAACTGGAAATCACAGCGACCGGCAAACTGAGTGTCCGTGAATTCCGACCATCAACTCCTTGA
- a CDS encoding DUF1080 domain-containing protein yields the protein MVRYLLNVPAAFLFVMPAIEAQTELETPDAAVSDQSWSKPRDLLSGEFQSCWKHFSCVDETPLASVWKRTVEENSKLVELVCSGDPRGYLYTNDEFGDFDLTFEWRFVSDANGNSGVLVFTQDDQRLWPTSMQVQLHQPEAGSIFPGGEAVSGSTVRKEDLANPVGRWNKCRIISRNRSIVVHVNGKKSGEVSDCKPARGRIALQSEGSVVHFRRILIRTPETTQDP from the coding sequence GTGGTACGATATCTGCTTAACGTTCCTGCTGCCTTTCTGTTTGTAATGCCGGCAATTGAGGCTCAAACGGAACTCGAGACACCGGATGCTGCCGTATCAGATCAATCGTGGAGTAAACCGCGTGATCTGCTCAGCGGAGAATTTCAGTCATGCTGGAAACATTTTTCCTGCGTTGATGAAACTCCACTGGCCAGTGTCTGGAAACGCACGGTCGAAGAAAATTCAAAATTGGTCGAACTGGTGTGCTCAGGAGACCCCCGCGGTTACCTTTATACCAACGACGAATTTGGCGACTTCGATTTGACCTTTGAGTGGCGTTTTGTGTCGGATGCCAACGGAAACAGCGGCGTCCTGGTGTTCACACAGGACGATCAGCGGTTGTGGCCCACCTCCATGCAGGTTCAGCTTCACCAGCCGGAAGCCGGTAGTATTTTTCCGGGCGGTGAAGCCGTCAGCGGCTCCACCGTCAGAAAAGAGGATCTTGCGAATCCCGTGGGCCGGTGGAATAAATGCCGGATTATCAGCAGAAACAGAAGCATCGTCGTTCACGTGAATGGAAAGAAATCCGGAGAAGTCAGCGACTGCAAACCGGCACGCGGTCGAATTGCACTCCAGAGTGAAGGATCGGTGGTGCACTTTCGGCGGATTCTGATTCGCACGCCTGAAACCACCCAAGATCCCTGA
- a CDS encoding nickel-dependent lactate racemase: MQLPQMATVRQRFDAPRVDDIASTVRAQIETLRLNDHVRPGDSLAITAGSRGIANIGEIIAATVDAVRTVGLEPFIVPAMGSHGGGTAEGQVEVLASLGITEELVKAPIRSSMETIVVTETRSGVPVHFDRLASEADHVLIVNRIKPHTRFVGPIESGLHKMMLIGLGKHTGASIYHRAILAHSFSEILADVAEVVLEKCGVIGGLAIVENALDETALIEAVPPNAFAEREAELLKQASDWLPSLPVAECDLLIIDQIGKNISGSGMDTNVVGRKFLDHMATPDDRVSCRRILVRSLTKKTNGNASGIGIAEFTTQSCVDLVDPVKTSINCITALHPEGAMIPITLPNDREAVEAALKTIGLTEPENAKVIQISDTLHLDVIRASEACLAEIRSCDSRKVEDDLAPIPFDSDGNMASLGSSGH; this comes from the coding sequence ATGCAGCTTCCTCAAATGGCCACCGTTCGTCAGCGATTTGATGCTCCGCGGGTTGATGACATTGCTTCGACCGTCCGTGCTCAGATCGAAACCCTGCGTCTGAATGATCACGTGCGTCCCGGAGACTCGCTGGCCATTACAGCGGGCAGCCGGGGCATCGCAAATATCGGCGAGATCATTGCAGCAACGGTCGATGCCGTACGGACTGTGGGACTGGAACCTTTCATTGTTCCGGCAATGGGCAGTCATGGCGGTGGAACGGCGGAAGGCCAAGTAGAAGTTCTGGCCAGTCTGGGAATCACGGAAGAGCTGGTGAAGGCACCAATTCGCTCGTCGATGGAAACAATCGTCGTCACGGAAACCAGGTCCGGTGTTCCCGTACATTTTGATCGGCTGGCCAGTGAGGCGGATCATGTGCTGATTGTGAACCGGATCAAACCTCATACACGATTCGTTGGCCCGATTGAATCCGGACTGCACAAAATGATGCTCATTGGACTGGGCAAACACACGGGAGCGAGCATTTATCACCGTGCAATTCTGGCACATAGCTTTTCTGAGATCCTGGCAGATGTGGCAGAAGTCGTACTGGAAAAGTGTGGCGTCATTGGCGGACTGGCAATTGTCGAAAACGCACTGGATGAAACCGCATTGATCGAAGCGGTTCCTCCCAATGCATTTGCGGAACGCGAAGCCGAACTGCTGAAACAGGCCAGTGACTGGCTGCCGTCGCTGCCCGTCGCAGAATGTGATCTGTTGATCATTGATCAGATTGGCAAGAACATCAGCGGTTCCGGAATGGACACCAACGTGGTCGGTCGAAAATTTTTAGATCACATGGCCACACCCGATGACCGAGTGTCCTGCCGCCGTATTCTGGTTCGCTCGCTTACCAAAAAAACCAACGGAAATGCCAGTGGAATTGGGATCGCGGAATTCACAACACAGAGTTGCGTGGATCTGGTGGATCCGGTCAAAACCAGTATCAACTGCATTACCGCACTGCATCCGGAGGGTGCCATGATTCCGATCACTCTGCCAAATGATCGTGAGGCCGTCGAAGCCGCCCTCAAAACGATTGGCTTAACAGAACCTGAAAATGCAAAAGTCATCCAGATCTCCGACACGCTGCACCTGGACGTTATTCGGGCTTCTGAAGCTTGTCTTGCAGAAATTCGCAGCTGTGACAGCCGGAAGGTTGAAGACGACCTGGCCCCGATACCATTCGATTCCGACGGAAACATGGCCAGCCTGGGCAGTTCAGGCCACTAA
- a CDS encoding PSD1 and planctomycete cytochrome C domain-containing protein, whose translation MRPLFILILAISGVRAAEPVDFSREILPILSNKCFVCHGPDINADTDLRLDSPDDATRDRGGYRVVNEADPASSALIKRIHDAEDPMPPAEADRQLTVAEKKLLSQWIQEGGNFAKHWAFVAPRKQPRSDDTVNPVDYFIQKRLKSENLSLAKPARRSTLVRRVALTLTGLPPEPEQLRRFLADETAESWDSLVSELLNSPRYGEHQARYWLDAVRYGDTHGLHLDNRRGIYPYRDWVVRAMNDNLPLDQFITWQLAGDLFPDPSMAQLIATGYVRMNPTTAEGGALPEEFQAKNNFDRTENLGTVFLGMSLICARCHTHKYDPIPQREYYQLLAFFNSTAEPPMDSNAYEFGPTLRVPGDQQAWRDWQQLMRVRHQLIEKVESLVSDGELTEDQAGQWAESDEEARLNLLAADDGPFGSLAVAMESRNLTQKIMAAEEGFTTTLVADDLEQPRATRLLQRGEYHLPTGEELQPGVLSVMGELPSGAPSNRLGLARWLTSREHPLVSRVMINRIWQRTFGHGLVRTPEDFGLQGQQATHPELLDWLAVELQDSGWDLRHMLRLMVSSRTFRQSSAMRSEISDPENRLWSRGPGYRLDAEVLRDIGLWSGNLLDPHMGGEGVKPFQPTGMWKAMAHPGSNTKQYVPDKQPQVNRRSLYVYWKRTSPHPMMTLFDAPDRESSCVRRGRTSTPLQSLGLLNEIQRVAMGRALAGRLVDFSDEDEVRLRQLFILLSSRNPSDQEYAACIRLVQNMRRRYQSAPDDAAALLAEGGTLPSDPAVQAELAAWTQLSITALASDLAIMMY comes from the coding sequence ATGCGCCCTCTGTTTATTCTGATTCTGGCGATCTCGGGAGTTCGCGCTGCGGAGCCGGTTGATTTTTCCCGGGAGATTTTGCCAATCCTGTCCAACAAATGTTTCGTGTGTCACGGGCCGGATATCAATGCCGACACCGATCTGCGACTTGACAGTCCGGATGATGCAACTCGTGACCGGGGAGGGTACCGTGTCGTCAACGAGGCGGACCCTGCGTCCAGTGCCCTTATAAAAAGGATTCATGATGCCGAAGACCCGATGCCGCCGGCAGAAGCTGATCGACAGCTGACAGTGGCTGAAAAGAAACTCCTGTCGCAGTGGATTCAGGAGGGCGGGAATTTTGCGAAACATTGGGCATTTGTGGCACCACGAAAACAGCCACGATCGGATGATACCGTCAATCCTGTCGACTATTTCATTCAGAAACGGCTGAAGTCAGAGAATCTTTCCCTGGCGAAGCCGGCCCGTCGTTCAACGCTGGTTCGCCGGGTCGCCCTGACGCTTACCGGACTTCCTCCGGAACCGGAACAGCTTCGGCGATTCCTGGCTGATGAGACGGCAGAATCCTGGGACAGCCTGGTGTCAGAGTTACTGAACAGTCCGCGATATGGTGAACATCAGGCTCGGTACTGGCTGGACGCTGTACGCTATGGTGACACTCACGGACTGCATCTGGATAACCGTCGGGGGATCTATCCCTATCGTGACTGGGTTGTTCGTGCCATGAATGACAACCTGCCGCTGGACCAGTTCATTACGTGGCAGCTGGCCGGGGATCTGTTTCCGGATCCGTCAATGGCACAACTGATTGCCACCGGCTATGTCAGAATGAATCCAACGACAGCCGAAGGAGGTGCCCTTCCGGAGGAGTTCCAGGCGAAGAACAATTTCGACCGGACTGAGAACCTGGGGACCGTGTTTCTGGGAATGTCGCTGATCTGTGCCCGCTGTCATACTCACAAATACGATCCGATTCCTCAGCGGGAGTACTACCAGCTGCTGGCCTTTTTCAACAGTACCGCCGAACCACCCATGGACAGTAATGCGTACGAATTCGGACCGACACTCAGAGTCCCGGGTGACCAGCAGGCCTGGAGGGACTGGCAGCAGCTGATGAGGGTTCGTCATCAGCTTATTGAAAAAGTGGAATCACTGGTTTCCGACGGGGAACTGACTGAGGATCAGGCCGGTCAGTGGGCTGAGTCTGACGAGGAGGCCCGGTTGAATCTGCTGGCGGCGGATGACGGTCCGTTTGGTTCACTGGCTGTGGCCATGGAGTCCCGCAACCTGACGCAGAAGATCATGGCGGCTGAGGAAGGATTTACCACAACACTTGTGGCCGACGACCTGGAGCAGCCGCGGGCAACCCGGTTACTTCAACGGGGTGAATATCATCTCCCCACCGGGGAAGAACTGCAGCCGGGAGTCCTGAGCGTGATGGGTGAGCTGCCGTCCGGCGCACCGTCAAATCGACTGGGACTGGCTCGCTGGCTGACTTCCAGAGAACATCCGCTTGTTTCCCGTGTGATGATCAATCGTATCTGGCAAAGGACGTTTGGACACGGACTGGTGAGGACACCTGAAGACTTTGGACTCCAGGGACAGCAGGCGACTCATCCGGAACTCCTGGACTGGCTGGCGGTGGAACTTCAGGACAGCGGCTGGGATCTCAGGCATATGCTGCGTCTGATGGTCAGCAGCCGGACATTTCGGCAGTCATCAGCGATGCGTTCGGAGATCAGTGATCCTGAAAATCGGTTGTGGTCACGTGGTCCGGGCTACCGTCTGGATGCTGAAGTCCTGCGCGACATCGGACTGTGGTCCGGCAATCTGCTGGATCCGCACATGGGAGGCGAAGGAGTTAAACCATTTCAGCCCACGGGAATGTGGAAAGCGATGGCGCATCCCGGCAGCAACACGAAACAGTACGTTCCCGACAAACAGCCGCAGGTCAACCGCCGCAGCCTTTACGTTTACTGGAAACGTACAAGCCCTCATCCGATGATGACTTTGTTTGACGCTCCCGATCGTGAGTCCAGTTGTGTTCGTCGGGGACGAACGAGCACCCCGCTGCAGTCACTTGGTCTGTTAAACGAAATCCAGCGTGTGGCCATGGGGCGGGCGCTGGCCGGTCGGCTGGTTGATTTCAGCGATGAAGACGAGGTGCGACTTCGGCAGCTGTTCATTTTACTGTCCAGTCGGAATCCGTCGGATCAGGAGTACGCTGCCTGCATTCGGCTGGTTCAGAACATGCGCCGGCGGTACCAGTCGGCTCCCGATGATGCCGCTGCTCTTTTGGCCGAGGGCGGCACACTGCCCTCGGATCCGGCTGTGCAGGCTGAGTTAGCAGCATGGACACAACTGTCAATAACCGCACTGGCCAGCGACCTGGCGATTATGATGTACTGA
- the arsC gene encoding arsenate reductase (glutaredoxin) (This arsenate reductase requires both glutathione and glutaredoxin to convert arsenate to arsenite, after which the efflux transporter formed by ArsA and ArsB can extrude the arsenite from the cell, providing resistance.) produces the protein MSAYTIYHNPRCSKSRRTLQLLQENGIDPEIVEYLDDPPTRTELRKIVRALGIPARALIRRKEKLFTEVGDPDTRYSDSAAVNLLVAYPRLMERPIVVRGDKAVIGRPPENTLELIECE, from the coding sequence ATGTCGGCGTACACGATTTATCATAATCCTCGTTGCAGTAAGAGTCGCCGGACATTGCAGCTGCTCCAGGAGAACGGCATTGATCCGGAGATTGTGGAGTATCTCGACGATCCTCCCACACGGACCGAGTTGCGAAAGATTGTACGGGCTCTCGGGATTCCTGCTCGGGCTCTGATTCGTCGAAAAGAAAAGCTGTTTACTGAGGTTGGTGACCCCGATACTCGATATTCTGACAGCGCTGCCGTTAATCTTCTGGTGGCATATCCGCGACTGATGGAACGTCCGATTGTAGTTCGAGGTGACAAAGCTGTGATCGGACGACCTCCGGAAAATACTCTGGAGCTAATCGAATGTGAATAA